Proteins found in one Panicum hallii strain FIL2 chromosome 4, PHallii_v3.1, whole genome shotgun sequence genomic segment:
- the LOC112889446 gene encoding heat shock factor-binding protein gives MESPNSGIPIKAEQDSDGSAQSTADMTAFVQNLLMQMQTRFQAMSENIISKIDEMGMRIDELEQSINDLKAEMGSDGVTTLSKTKDEGSKPADSSA, from the exons ATGGAGAGTCCCAACTCCGGCATCCCCATCAAG GCTGAACAAGATTCTGATGGCTCAGCCCAAAGCACCGCTGATATGACTGCTTTT GTGCAAAATCTTCTGATGCAGATG CAAACCAGGTTCCAAGCTATGTCGGAGAACATCATTTCAAAGA TAGATGAGATGGGTATGAGAATAGATGAATTGGAGCAGAGCATCAATGACCTCAAGGCTGAGATGGGCAGCGATGGAGTGACGACACTGTCTAAGACAAAAGATGAAGGGTCAAAACCTGCAGACAGTTCTGCATGA